The DNA region ACCTTTGGATTGTAGGTTCCTTTATTTACGCTTGCATGACAGCCAATTGGAGCTGAAGTATACGTGTTTTCGTCAACGTTTATGCAACAGGTTCTTGGAATTTGTGAAATAGTATCCTCGCAGCTTCCTGAAGTCGTACACCAATACGTCAGATCAAAATCATTTGTCGTTGATACAACAGGATTAACGCCACAACAATCCAGCTTTAATTAGAAGATGTCATTTTATATTTGgttaaataagatatttttaaaactttgagtgACTTAAACAGTAAGATTCATTTACCGTCATAAACATGCAATTCCAAGCGTTTGAGAGAGAATTGTTGCTGGTAATTGTATCCTCTATAAAGTTATTGTTGAAAACTTCAATCATTTTGGCTCTAATTTCTCTCTCCATCTAtaaatgatattgtaatattctACATTAATTTCAATCGATTATGAACAGAATTGTATATGATAACATAAATCaagcatttaatatttttaatttattcatttaaagcatttcCTTCTATTTCAGATTTTTCTTAAACAGAAACTTGCCGTTTTGTGCACTGTGACCCACAGAGCAATGACTACAATTTTCGTCAAAAGTAACATCACAACTATGCTCACGTACTAAAATATATGGAAAATAAACTATTgcacatttaaacaaaattaaagcaaAACTGTTTAATACTAATAATTGCTACAGAGGTTAAGCTGTCAAGGCAGTAGCCTGTTTGTAAtaagcaaaaataaataaatatttacaatgtacttCTAATGTAAAAGACCTTATATCTAATAAATAAGTATAGTGTGTAAGTAAATTAAAACACACTGGGATGCAATTCATATAAGGTATATTGGATTCCTCcggttatattatttttctgataAGATGCAACTTTCGGTCACAAAAGGTCGCGATTATATTTGAGTAAATTAGACTTTTATCTAATCTGAACATTGGTTTTCTGCTCTCTATTTTACACTTTcatcaatatatttaataaagctatgtaaaaataaaataaccatAAAGATACATGTTCTCTGTTTTAAAACATTCTCCGTTTGTTTCATTCTTACCGTTACAAGcaagtatttattttgacaacAGGCGCCATATATACCCAGTCCagccacaaagaaaatgaagacTCCGACTACTATGATACTGATTGACAGACTGTTGACCACGCCTACGCTGAAGGAATCTACTGAGAGTGAGTCCAGAAGAGGTTTGATTTTGTCATTGTTTACGGTTGCTATGTCCCTTACAGCTAGGGCCCCCACAGTGACCATCCCTAGTCCCACTACCTGTCAAAGAAAAGGTGTTATCTAGCTCCATAGTAAACGACAAAATCCGTAAAActgtaaaatgttttcaaaacttATATTCTGTCTAGATCATATTATGTATATTGCGATGTAGCAAATAGGTCTGAAATTCGAATGAACTATTACACTATACAATGatgcttttgttttgtttgttaaatgcACCATGTTTTACTTTCAACATTTACATTGATTTTACTTTTCCTTTGATTGTTTGAACTTACAGTAAATAAGAAGTTGGTGGTGATCAGACACACCTTTCCGAATCTTCCGCCCCAGTTGAGATTCATCAGTAGTTATAATATCAAAATCTAAAACttttaaatgttattaataAAAAGCGAGTCTTCATTATCTTAAAagttataataatttatattaaataaatggtTGCTCTCTACAAACCGTCATCGGTCaaatcagggacgtatatactagtatatacgtccctggtcaAATAGAGTAGAATTAGAGTTGAAACTATCCAAAAAAGCAGCCATTTTCAATGTATTTGATACgcactttttaaattatttatagtgCAAGGACAATCATAGGCGTGCCTTTAATAATTTGTTCGCTGTGGAGAAACACTTGAAAGTTCTCAGAAaactgtaatacatgtagtgcaCAATACCCGTAAAATCGCGCCATAAGtacattcaaacattttttctatatgatataaatcaatgaaaaaataaaaatcgaaGGAAATAAGATTTATGGATAGAATATGTGAGGAAAACTGCTTACAGTTAACTTGAATTTAGCGACATCATATTCAAGGATAATCCCATAGATTTAATACTGAAATAATTTCCGGATTCAGACGGACATTAATTTAGTTCTGTACCAGTAATCAACATAAACTAAGGGGTCTTACCTGAGTAGTTCTTTTACCTGCTCTAGTTGAAAGAAATTGATAAGACAGCTAAGTACACAGACTGGAGTGGATGTTCGTTGATAGTCTTGGGGGCTCTGAACCGACCcttttgaaaaatcaatgtatttttTACGACTAACCAACGATTTCAAAAATGCAGTCATAAATTTTCACAGCAGTAAATGTTTTAAGATCTTTTTTGACAATATGAAGTCAGTTTGCATATTGAACCCTACGTAATTCTGTAGTATGGTAGAAAGGAGATATAAACTTCTCTGCAAATATAAACAGACTTGGGTTTTTCATTGTATAAGTGTAAAAGGCATCCTTGACGAGACGTGTGTTTACTGTTAAATATCTAAGTAACACCTACATATTTATTCATGTATAGCAAAATGTTGCTTCATGGTTCCATATACGAGATTGCCACTCAAAGCAATACAGTATTAATTAATGGATAAGTTGGCATTCTCATACATTGGCAACGCCAATATCAACTACTTTATATCAGTACTTAGATATTAGTAGTATTTTAAAGTATGgcaatttcaaccaattttctTCTAATGCATGTGACATTTCCATATGTTTTTAGCGTTTGTCTTTAACATATCAATGTCTACAAATCTTCGCCTttgtatattcaatatttatggTAAGCAAATGCAACTAGCAACCAATcagtaatttttaaatatattgataaaaaaaaaattaaactatttattattatttattattttaaactgtattatatcatttttacttTTGTGCAGAAATTAACCTAAGATACTTGATCCATGAGATTTAAGTAATAAGATTTTACTTTTGTCCTTTTGTAATCTAAGTAGCAGATTCAGAACACTTTGTTAACTAGATCCTGCTTGTTTTAACACTCATTTTACGTTTTATTCCTACGTATAACGAACagattattttctttcattgatTGTAACAACTTTTTTGATGaatgcaaatattttcattttgattcgaaagtagatacatttttattgcaattctataagttattttttaagtaatgaCTATAAGATAAATTTATGACAACATATTTTGGTTGGAGACGAACCTTTAAACTTTGCTAAGAGTTGCGCCCCACAAAACAGTCTAGTAAGGCATTAACTGATCACATCCTCTATGGCTACAACATTGGACATATTTTTCTTACGAAAATTAGACTCGTGTGTGGCACATACCTGTTTTATTTGTGGGTATTAGACTCTTAACAGGGAATGTGTCGTTATTGGTACATTTATTCGGTTCGGTGTcggttttaattttcttttactaCATAAATCAACAGAACGAAACATGGCTCGCATATCTCGGATTCTACAACATAACTATGAAATTGTATGGTATCTTCTTTCTGATTTCTTTGCTTGTGACCTAGAAGTTAGTTTAAACTGTGAGAAGATTAATTAATTGTAGTTCATGCCCATCTACAGGTTACCAAACTTATTATTAgctgattttattttgaatacgATGATTTTATTGATAATCACATTACGTTTCAAGGTGCGTGTACCGCCCGTAAGCTTTGTCTCATTTTCCATGTCTGTAAAACGCAAACATTGTTATGGGTAGGGGGTGTACGTCTATTTATCATACCAACCCTTTTAAGGATGCTGGATTGTCAACGAATTACTCATCATATCTTCCtcaaacttttaaatatgatataattgGACATAATGTactatttattaaagaaaaaaccaaaatattttattttcaaatttttaaatttctttatacagagctctgTGCTAAAACGAGGTAAAATAAATAGAGCTTTAAAATGgcttgaaaattgtttttccaACCGGAATGGGCCCTCTGACTTTCAGTTTTGGATTTACTGGGAACTACGATCTATGAGGCCACCACTGTGCAATCATCAGACTCTGACAATTCTGATTCAATCTTTCTAAAACCTTTGTAATAACTTATCTTCTATCAATTTTTTATGACATACGTTTCATATAACTCGTAAGCCACGGCATCCAGTGGTGAAAAGAGCTCATTCAAAGTTTTCAATTTTGccttttctgtttttaaagggacctagatacgatttgagatcaaaattttattttttgtattttatgtatgaaatggTTTACTTGTGCATTGTGAataattgaccaaaatttgaatgttaaaatttgagTAAAAAGTGGGATACAGAGGTTAGAATTCATTATTATGTAGACAAAGCTCGAGTTCTTATAACTGTTAACAAATAACGTAAAGTAAGGAAATTACCGTTTCTTCGAAAAAATGACTCGTTGCAAACAAGAAAAACTGATTCgatgtgttcataaataatataatcaacaaaagaaagcacCATTTAactgaaacttataccaatacaacacatatgtaaacaataacgagacttgagctttgtttacaaaacaaaggaatttcaaactctgtatcttgcttgtaactcaatattagactttcaaattttgaggaAACAGGAACAATACCTATTTTAACCATTCTAGACATTAAtaatggaaaaacaaaattgacaattttgagttaaatcgtgtccaagttcCTTTAATGTAGAGATTGAGAGTGATAAGTTCTGAGTTTGATCCAGATAGGAAAGCATAGATGGTGTCCTGTTTATAAAAACCTGGCTAACTCTAACAGCTAAGGTTGACATCATTACACAAACGGGAGACTTACTATAAAGGATGTCCTCGCATACTTTTTTGCATTTAAGATAGTATAAGGCCTGTTCTTTTGTCTTTCTTAGTTAGTATTAAGTCCCTGCAAACGTTTAAGGAATGGTGTTCAATCAAACAGACGAACAATTGTGCATAGTTTTGCATATCCGTTATATACCTTCATGTATAATCCAATGTCTGATTTTTTCCTTGTCTTGAAAATCTTCAGTTACAGTTCACATCTTATCAGCAGTATTCCTGtggaaaagcccttactttgcTTTGTAAATGAGAAGGGCAACAGAATCGGATACATCTGTAATGCTGTAAAAAAAACTCGGGCTGATatattacttaatttttcagCATTAAGGGAAATACGGATATTATCATTAATTTGCTGCTGAACGGTAAACTATTCTTTCTGGTGTTTTTCTGGCTATACGGTTATGCTACTCCGATTTTGCAAAATACGGGTATCCAGGATTACCCACTTATTCCGAGTCTTATAACGATCGGTATTTTCGACTAAAAAGAGTGTATGGACGCGTTTAAGACAGACATCCGCGGTATCAATTGGTCACTGTCACCCCTacaaatgtgttcggaatgttttttTATCGGTGTTAAGTATcaaataaatccagaggtgctccaATGAAAGGTCACGAGACTtccccgagatttgttcagtctcctgtgaaatttcgagcagaagtataagtgttcggataatattctcaaaatacgtaagtactggtcgtttttcatatcatatcctactttgatttatgttaaaacatcaaaatcttttaagatgtatatcttattttaccattaagcggttatttaaactaaacgattataTTCAGAACGTAGTTGTTCGTGTTCAaacactctacacgtggttgaaaatataaatattgggttgcttaataaaatcatagcttTGTTTCATGGTTTTGGTAtgcaataccatgtttaaaagaaagactgggtgtctgttttgtacCAAAACTTTGTATATCGagacattttcaaggaacattctgcataaaatagtacagtctaTTTCACTagtgatgctattactaggtcaggcgcggatcgaaaattaatctcGGGGGGGGCGGGGGGTCGCTACTTAGCATGTTAATAGTTTCAACAGCAGAAAGAAACCTATCTTTTCTATTGTCACATTAATCCTAGAACTCATTtaatccaccaattaatgaagataaagtttaaaattaataaacgtCCAGATTTTACATTTCACTACAAGTACCTACATTCTAGAAAAttgactataaacacgaggcatggTTTTTACGGCGAAACTggaagggtcaaataaaaccacgtggtctaaatttaaatgacaataacattcgcaggagTGACTGTGTTAACGATGTACAAAGATGTGTTGTGTCATTGGCCAGGGCGTATTAACTATTCGGGTGGGTTAAAAACAAATGACTCAATTCTTGAcaacaaactttaatttttatgtatttttaaaaccacGTTAGCAcataaattatagaaaaatgattttacaaatcTTATGCAGAAGAAactaaaatatcatatatattaagtaaaaatGATCCTAttaaactaaatacatgtattttactggTGCTTACTAACACTGGAAACCAAATAAAAGGTTTTTCCCTGAATTagaaaagaacaaattaaattcattttataaaaatagggTGTGACGTACAAAAGTATAAAAGAAAGGAATAAGgacataaaaaatgttttgcacTGTACAAAAAAGACaccattttgaaatatattcttattttaaattaaatcgtCAAGATTgtgataaacaaataaaaattaagatttgtttatctacaatgtatatcattggtataaaaatcacgaaaacacaaaatttatatttaaaaaaatcatcggAAATGAATTCAGCAAATGGCAATACCACACTGAATcgtaattaaaaatgttttaagattGTTTCACTACAGTTACTTACTAgcttcaaaaaaatgttttcacaataaaaaaaagacaaagaaatCAAACAATGAATAAACAGTCCATCAACATAAAACTACAATCTAGTTGCCTTCTGTGGTTATGCTTTTCAGATAATCAAGTCAGGGAGAAAATGTTGGACTATGGTCAATATTACAAAGATAGTCTTTATTCGGTGTAGATACATAGAAACAGATCTTTACACAACCATAGTAATATTTTTTGCTTCTTTTTGCTTCTTCAATGATGAGTACTTATAAAAGAGTATTTAAGTACTACAGTATTTAATACTAGATAATACCAACGATCCAATGCATTTACGTTtatatttactacatgtatctatatatataagcctatatacatgtatgcatatgaCAAATGGTAAAAGTTCACAAGGATCACAGCAGCGTACATACAATACTCAATTTGCAACAACACGCTTGCAGATCTGGTCTTCattcttgttgaaatatgaaCAGCTTTATAACAGATGCAGCTTGCACTCCACTATAATTCTACAACACAAAGTTGATTAGACAGTACTCTTTATACACATCGAGAATCACAAAGTGACATCATCTTTTATCAATCAAAATGGTGTCAGGATAAGGATAATATAAGTCTCATAATatctatataaagaaaatcgaAATTTTAAGAAGCAGGCAACTAGaacttgcatgtatatttcaatCAGATGCACCACCATTTATACTACTTCTTCACCAGTCTGTTTACAAATCACAAAGGCAAAAATGACTGCAAGCAGCTGAAAATAAAGTATGTCATCggataaaaattaaatcataactTACGGCAAATTCATGAAACATTATTGTATAACGCTTTATATTCATGTAATGTTCGTTGAATATaacaataataaaacataaaatgaaaaactatAAAGATGCCTGGGACAGTCTTACAGACTGATGGACTGATGACAGCAATACCTACCTCAATGACGAGTATCGTGATTCCGACCCCTATAACTGGGGTAGAGTAGCTGTCGATTTCGGCTTTCAGAGCATCGTAGCAACCCTGAAAAGAAGATGTTCGTGAGATGTTTTGTAAATCAAAGTTTATGCTTATCACAAAGTCAGtatcaaaatgtaaaatctaacaaaataaatgtatggCCACAGCTTTAAATCCACCCTGAACAGATTTTGCTGGTTTATCACAATTCTTTTTGTGACAGAAAAAACACTCTCGTCCATAACTATGACATAATTCAAAGAACATGGGTAAAACAGATTACAAAAATGCCtaatgttataattgtaatcatttgaatttttcataatCTAGCTTAATAACATGCCATAGGATTCGAAagcaaagaaatattttcaattatgaCCACAAAAAAGGGACTTTTATAATTACACTGTTCAAAACGTTCGAAAGTTGTGctatgaaataacatttttaatatacgAGTCTAGTGGGCCATCAACATAAACattaattgaaattaatttgagTTAATTGAAATCGTATCCTTATGATACGCGAATTGAATATTTGACAAAGAAACAACAGCTCCAATCATCTTTTCAATTTTTGACAAATACAATACTAAAAATTGCTATTTTACTATTATAATAAGAGATTTAGATAGAAATATATGATacttttgtatttatatatttttttcatcctcCCCATCTTCGTCATTTACCAGCCCtactttttattcaaagattCATAGAATAAGCTTAAACTTACCATTGTGTTGTATCCGCTGACGCCAGTGGTACAGGGAGCTGTTGCCGCTGTGTAGGTGCTAGCATCCACGTTTACACAGCACGTCCGCGGAACTTCTGCAAGTGTATCCTTACAGGATTTACCTGTATCTTTACACCAGGGGGATTCGTCAAAGTCGTTGGTCGCTGAAGTGACCTTATTAATAGCACAGCAGTCCAGCTGACAagtaaaaacacaaacagttCAACATAATTCAAAACAGATATTGCTAAATATTATAAAGTTATATTTTCAGCTGTCATTATGAGGATCTACAGCTATCTACATTCATACACATATTCATGAATATACATTACCGTGaggaacatgtacatgtagttccaGTCATTATGAAGAGCTACAAATATCTACatttatacacatatatacattaCCGGAGGAACATGTCGTTCCAGTCATTATGAAGAGCTACAGATATCTAcatttatacaattatatatacattaccGTGAGGAACATGTAGTTCCAGTCATTATGAAGAGCTACAGATATCTAcatttatacaattatatatacattaccATGAGGAACATGTAGTTCCAGTCATTATGAAGAGCTACAGATATCTAcatttatacaattatatatacattaccGTGAGGAACATGTAGTTCCAGTCATTATGAGGAGCTACAGCTATCTACATTCATACACATATTCATGAATATACATTACCGTGAGGAACATGTAGTTCCAGTCATTATGAAGAGCTACAGATATCTACatttatacacatatatacattaCCGTCATGAACATGTAGTTCCAGGATTTAGAAACCTCGCTCCCCGTATCCACGCTGTCATCTGTGAAATATGTCTGTAGAGATGTCAGCATTTCACTTTTCACTTTGTCCTCTACCTAAaataacgtacatgtatattcaggTTAATGGTCTAATCTTAATTAAATGTAATCatatacatcattttaaaagttcACATGTAAGGCCGTTTAACGACTTCTTCAGTGACtcccaaattttcaaactaaAATTTACTATTGGCAGGGAAAGTTTGAATAATAAACCAAAAAcatactatatatatacatttaaccaaaaagaaaaggagaaaaacaaaattgtgtGCAAGTTTCGCTACTCCTACACATGTTATAACCTCCTCTTCATCAGTACAAAAATTCCCAAGCAAAATTGTCAACTGTGTATTAACATAAAATTGACTACGAAGTTCATTAAAGatgattattaaaatgaaaacatttcgcTCCATTTTAcagataattaaagaaaaagcgATTTCAATAACACAAAATACCATATTTGATATggtattcatttattttgtattacagAAGCTTCTACCTGGATTATATTCGTTATAATTGCAATTTTATTTGCAATGTGCATTTCTTTAACCAGAGATTTGTTTTCTAGCCATAGACGCGTACGGGGCTAGTATAAATGACCGTACCTCTCCCTGCATGGTGAACCACAGGGCTATGGCGGCGATCTTCGCAATG from Crassostrea angulata isolate pt1a10 chromosome 7, ASM2561291v2, whole genome shotgun sequence includes:
- the LOC128157186 gene encoding tetraspanin-1-like, with translation MALGCGGTLGKVFLILINIIFFLLGLGLLIVGALMKANVKIVTDEVKPALNTVTVSSYKLGDLADNLSVVFIVIGVFIFIVAGLGLFGACCQNRCMLVTYAILVLVLFIAKIAAIALWFTMQGEVEDKVKSEMLTSLQTYFTDDSVDTGSEVSKSWNYMFMTLDCCAINKVTSATNDFDESPWCKDTGKSCKDTLAEVPRTCCVNVDASTYTAATAPCTTGVSGYNTMGCYDALKAEIDSYSTPVIGVGITILVIELLAVIFAFVICKQTGEEVV
- the LOC128157187 gene encoding CD63 antigen-like, encoding MNLNWGGRFGKVCLITTNFLFTVVGLGMVTVGALAVRDIATVNNDKIKPLLDSLSVDSFSVGVVNSLSISIIVVGVFIFFVAGLGIYGACCQNKYLLVTYVSIVVMLLLTKIVVIALWVTVHKTMEREIRAKMIEVFNNNFIEDTITSNNSLSNAWNCMFMTLDCCGVNPVVSTTNDFDLTYWCTTSGSCEDTISQIPRTCCINVDENTYTSAPIGCHASVNKGTYNPKGCYDVLKDTLQSQSPSVIGVVVTIILIEIIAVIFAILICCQKKES